Proteins encoded by one window of Engraulis encrasicolus isolate BLACKSEA-1 chromosome 21, IST_EnEncr_1.0, whole genome shotgun sequence:
- the LOC134437210 gene encoding uncharacterized protein LOC134437210 isoform X1: MKKKYWSAQMTSANLERFSKRLAVLRQHHAKCEVKYNNMMAMDGGDLFSKAADSVAADVHNMAMDGGDLFSKAADSVAADVHNMVKDGGDLFSKAADSVAADVHNMAMDGGDLFSKAADSVAADVHNMVKDGGDLFSKAADSVAADVHNMAMDGGDLFSKAADSVAADVHNMVKDGGDLFSKAADSVAADVHNMAMDGGDLFSKAADSVAADVHNMVKDGGDLFSKAADSVAADVHNMAMDGGDLFSKAADSVAADVHNLTPDMLGIRKCLPSDSQVSSISEDEDISCSDVDYVPDSQSTSDDEQSDDEPAKVRRSVPSVATRTCASSSESTPQALTDESIVVMSVQKNTDGSRVYNKKHFCIFCSKPYSKIARHLEHKHKQEAEVAAALRFPKQSKSRRIQLDYLRKKGDRAHNLDVMREGSGTVVPCKQSSKADIKAQDFSHCAACQGLFKKRFLWKHMKTCTLAQRCSLLKPGRNRILSLCANAEPVPKTISAKLWRLINTMTQDDVTFAIKQDECIIRLGERLLNKSADDLSKHAEIRQKMREVGRLLLAGRELSTFQTMKDFIDPSNFRNVVEAVRRVAHYDEDSSSFKIPSLPLKLGHSLQKIAENVEGDAMISGKKKVAQKAHEFQRLYRTFWNEMISASALRTLEEAKWNKPLLIPFTEDVKKMHLHMEKKQKHAYQRLMSENSSKNWRELASVTLAQLILFNRRREGEVSKMRLSAFNVTDDPLHSDVAEALTALEKKLYSHFKRIEIRGKRGRKVPLLLTPKMQQSMELLTKTRLSCGVLEENVFFFARPRQETYLRGHACIHRFARECKANHPERIQSTKLRKHIATLLKILNLNESEMDQVTEFLGHNLTVHRKFYRLPEGTLQLAKLSKVFMAMERGSLMEFKGKNLDQIEIDPNETIPEENSDLSDTELLDSPPSAGKKCTSKRRVHRDYQSSGQDSVPKKGASKKANRVSKSDDQDSSPKKCSSKKRVHRVSDSNDQSSAPKKGASKKKVHRVSSKKKVHRVSKSDDQDSSPKKRTSKRRVHRDSDSSDQDAAPKRGTSKRRVHRDSDSSDQDAAPKRGTSKKRVHRVSESDDQSSTPKKARRQRTPWSTDEICAVEKTLMKFIKTGRTPGKADCISCINAAPEALKARDWMAVKFYVKNRCVSDNRTAKIF, encoded by the exons ATGAAGAAG AAATATTGGTCAGCTCAAATGACAAG TGCCAACCTAGAGAGGTTTTCAAAACGCCTTGCAGTTTTGCGCCAGCATCATGCAAAGTGTGAAGTCAAGTATAATAACATG ATGGCCATGGATGGCGGGGATCTTTTCAGCAAAGCAGCAGATTCAGTAGCAGCTGATGTGCACAAT ATGGCCATGGATGGCGGGGATCTTTTCAGCAAAGCAGCAGATTCAGTAGCAGCTGATGTGCACAAT ATGGTCAAGGATGGCGGGGATCTTTTCAGCAAAGCAGCAGATTCAGTAGCAGCTGATGTGCACAAT ATGGCCATGGATGGCGGGGATCTTTTCAGCAAAGCAGCAGATTCAGTAGCAGCTGATGTGCACAAT ATGGTCAAGGATGGCGGGGATCTTTTCAGCAAAGCAGCAGATTCAGTAGCAGCTGATGTGCACAAT ATGGCCATGGATGGCGGGGATCTTTTCAGCAAAGCAGCAGATTCAGTAGCAGCTGATGTGCACAAT ATGGTCAAGGATGGCGGGGATCTTTTCAGCAAAGCAGCAGATTCAGTAGCAGCTGATGTGCACAAT ATGGCCATGGATGGCGGGGATCTTTTCAGCAAAGCAGCAGATTCAGTAGCAGCTGATGTGCACAAT ATGGTCAAGGATGGCGGGGATCTTTTCAGCAAAGCAGCAGATTCAGTAGCAGCTGATGTGCACAAT ATGGCCATGGATGGCGGGGATCTTTTCAGCAAAGCAGCAGATTCAGTAGCAGCTGATGTGCACAAT CTGACCCCTGACATGCTGGGGATTCGCAAGTGTTTGCCAAGTGATTCCCAAGTGTCCAGCATCAGTGAAGATGAAGACATCAGTTGCAGTGATGTTGATTATGTCCCTGATTCACAGAGTACATCAGATGATGAGCAAAGTGATGATGAACCTGCAAAGGTCAGACGTTCCGTTCCTTCTGTGGCCACTAGGACATGTGCTAGCTCCAGCGAAAGCACACCTCAAGCATTAACAGATGAATCAATAGTGGTGATGAGTGTACAGAAGAACACTGATGGATCAAGAGTCTATAACAAAAAACACTTCTGCATTTTTTGTTCGAAGCCTTATTCTAAAATTGCCAGACATCTggaacataaacacaaacaagaaGCAGAAGTAGCTGCGGCTCTTAGATTTCCAAAACAATCAAAATCAAGGAGAATTCAACTTGATTATCTCCGTAAAAAAGGAGACCGGGCACACAACCTTGATGTTATGCGAGAAGGATCTGGCACGGTTGTCCCTTGTAAGCAATCAAGTAAGGCCGATATCAAGGCGCAAGATTTTTCACATTGTGCTGCTTGCCAAGGGCTGTTTAAGAAGCGATTTCTATGGAAACACATGAAAACATGCACCTTAGCACAGAGGTGTAGCCTACTGAAACCAGGCAGAAACAGAATTCTCTCCCTTTGTGCTAATGCCGAGCCTGTGCCCAAGACCATCAGTGCTAAATTATGGAGACTCATCAATACGATGACACAAGATGATGTGACCTTTGCAATTAAGCAGGATGAGTGCATTATAAGGCTGGGAGAACGATTGTTGAACAAGAGTGCTGATGACCTTTCAAAACATGCAGAGATCAGGCAAAAGATGAGAGAGGTGGGAAGACTGCTTCTTGCTGGCAGAGAACTATCAACATTCCAGACAATGAAGGACTTCATTGACCCATCCAACTTCCGCAATGTCGTGGAGGCTGTGAGACGTGTAGCCCATTATGACGAGGACAGCAGCTCTTTCAAAATACCATCACTGCCTCTGAAATTAGGCCACAGTCTACAAAAAATAGCGGAAAATGTGGAAGGTGATGCGATGATTTCAGGGAAGAAAAAAGTAGCCCAGAAGGCCCACGAATTCCAAAGACTATACCGAACCTTTTGGAATGAAATGATTTCTGCATCTGCCTTAAGAACACTTGAAGAGGCTAAATGGAACAAGCCATTACTCATACCCTTTACAGAAGATGTGAAGAAGATGCACCTACACATGGAAAAGAAACAAAAGCATGCCTATCAACGGCTCATGTCAGAGAATTCATCTAAAAATTGGAGAGAACTAGCTAGTGTGACCCTTGCACAGCTGATTCTGTTTAatcggagaagagagggagaagtctCGAAAATGCGACTTTCAGCATTTAATGTAACCGATGACCCTCTTCATTCGGATGTGGCAGAGGCTCTAACTGCTCTAGAGAAAAAACTCTACAGCCACTTCAAAAGAATCGAGATCCGAGGGAAAAGAGGCAGGAAAGTTCCCCTCCTGTTAACCCCAAAAATGCAACAATCCATGGAGCTGCTTACGAAGACGCGCCTATCCTGTGGCGTTCTGGAAGAGAATGTGTTCTTCTTCGCTCGTCCAAGACAAGAGACATACCTAAGAGGGCATGCTTGCATACATCGTTTTGCAAGAGAATGCAAAGCCAACCATCCCGAACGCATCCAGTCTACAAAGCTGCGTAAACACATCGCCACTCTCTTAAAGATTTTGAATCTCAATGAGTCTGAAATGGACCAGGTCACCGAATTCTTAGGGCATAACCTCACCGTGCATCGGAAGTTCTACCGTCTACCAGAGGGTACTCTTCAGCTCGCAAAACTCAGTAAAGTTTTCATGGCAATGGAGAGAGGGTCACTGATGGAGTTTAAAGGAAAAAACCTCGACCAGATTGAAATAGATCCAAATG aAACCATTCCAGAGGAGAACAGTGACCTTTCAGACACTGAACTGCTAGACTCTCCTCCTTCAGCTGGCAAAAAAT GCACATCAAAAAGGAGGGTCCACAGGGACTACCAGTCCAGTGGTCAAGACTCAGTCCCCAAGAAAG GTGCATCAAAAAAGGCCAACAGAGTCTCAAAGTCTGATGACCAAGACTCAAGCCCCAAGAAAT GTTCATCAAAGAAGAGGGTCCACAGAGTCTCTGACTCCAACGATCAAAGCTCAGCCCCCAAGAAAG GTGCATCAAAAAAGAAGGTCCACAGAGTCTCATCAAAAAAGAAGGTCCACAGAGTCTCAAAGTCTGACGACCAAGACTCCAGCCCCAAGAAAC GCACATCAAAAAGGAGGGTCCACAGGGACTCTGACTCCAGTGATCAAGATGCAGCCCCCAAGAGAG GCACATCAAAAAGGAGGGTCCACAGGGACTCTGACTCCAGTGATCAAGATGCAGCCCCCAAGAGAG GTACATCAAAGAAGAGGGTCCACAGAGTCTCTGAGTCCGACGATCAAAGCTCAACCCCCAAGAAAG CACGCCGCCAGAGAACTCCATGGAGTACAGACGAAATCTGTGCTGTGGAAAAGACTCTGATGAAGTTCATAAAAACCGGAAGAACACCTGGAAAGGCAGACTGCATCTCATGCATCAATGCAGCACCTGAAGCACTCAAGGCCCGTGActggatggcagttaagttctaCGTCAAGAATCGCTGCGTGTCTGATAACAGAACTGCAAAAATCTTTTGA
- the LOC134437210 gene encoding uncharacterized protein LOC134437210 isoform X2, which translates to MAMDGGDLFSKAADSVAADVHNMAMDGGDLFSKAADSVAADVHNMVKDGGDLFSKAADSVAADVHNMAMDGGDLFSKAADSVAADVHNMVKDGGDLFSKAADSVAADVHNMAMDGGDLFSKAADSVAADVHNMVKDGGDLFSKAADSVAADVHNMAMDGGDLFSKAADSVAADVHNMVKDGGDLFSKAADSVAADVHNMAMDGGDLFSKAADSVAADVHNLTPDMLGIRKCLPSDSQVSSISEDEDISCSDVDYVPDSQSTSDDEQSDDEPAKVRRSVPSVATRTCASSSESTPQALTDESIVVMSVQKNTDGSRVYNKKHFCIFCSKPYSKIARHLEHKHKQEAEVAAALRFPKQSKSRRIQLDYLRKKGDRAHNLDVMREGSGTVVPCKQSSKADIKAQDFSHCAACQGLFKKRFLWKHMKTCTLAQRCSLLKPGRNRILSLCANAEPVPKTISAKLWRLINTMTQDDVTFAIKQDECIIRLGERLLNKSADDLSKHAEIRQKMREVGRLLLAGRELSTFQTMKDFIDPSNFRNVVEAVRRVAHYDEDSSSFKIPSLPLKLGHSLQKIAENVEGDAMISGKKKVAQKAHEFQRLYRTFWNEMISASALRTLEEAKWNKPLLIPFTEDVKKMHLHMEKKQKHAYQRLMSENSSKNWRELASVTLAQLILFNRRREGEVSKMRLSAFNVTDDPLHSDVAEALTALEKKLYSHFKRIEIRGKRGRKVPLLLTPKMQQSMELLTKTRLSCGVLEENVFFFARPRQETYLRGHACIHRFARECKANHPERIQSTKLRKHIATLLKILNLNESEMDQVTEFLGHNLTVHRKFYRLPEGTLQLAKLSKVFMAMERGSLMEFKGKNLDQIEIDPNETIPEENSDLSDTELLDSPPSAGKKCTSKRRVHRDYQSSGQDSVPKKGASKKANRVSKSDDQDSSPKKCSSKKRVHRVSDSNDQSSAPKKGASKKKVHRVSSKKKVHRVSKSDDQDSSPKKRTSKRRVHRDSDSSDQDAAPKRGTSKRRVHRDSDSSDQDAAPKRGTSKKRVHRVSESDDQSSTPKKARRQRTPWSTDEICAVEKTLMKFIKTGRTPGKADCISCINAAPEALKARDWMAVKFYVKNRCVSDNRTAKIF; encoded by the exons ATGGCCATGGATGGCGGGGATCTTTTCAGCAAAGCAGCAGATTCAGTAGCAGCTGATGTGCACAAT ATGGCCATGGATGGCGGGGATCTTTTCAGCAAAGCAGCAGATTCAGTAGCAGCTGATGTGCACAAT ATGGTCAAGGATGGCGGGGATCTTTTCAGCAAAGCAGCAGATTCAGTAGCAGCTGATGTGCACAAT ATGGCCATGGATGGCGGGGATCTTTTCAGCAAAGCAGCAGATTCAGTAGCAGCTGATGTGCACAAT ATGGTCAAGGATGGCGGGGATCTTTTCAGCAAAGCAGCAGATTCAGTAGCAGCTGATGTGCACAAT ATGGCCATGGATGGCGGGGATCTTTTCAGCAAAGCAGCAGATTCAGTAGCAGCTGATGTGCACAAT ATGGTCAAGGATGGCGGGGATCTTTTCAGCAAAGCAGCAGATTCAGTAGCAGCTGATGTGCACAAT ATGGCCATGGATGGCGGGGATCTTTTCAGCAAAGCAGCAGATTCAGTAGCAGCTGATGTGCACAAT ATGGTCAAGGATGGCGGGGATCTTTTCAGCAAAGCAGCAGATTCAGTAGCAGCTGATGTGCACAAT ATGGCCATGGATGGCGGGGATCTTTTCAGCAAAGCAGCAGATTCAGTAGCAGCTGATGTGCACAAT CTGACCCCTGACATGCTGGGGATTCGCAAGTGTTTGCCAAGTGATTCCCAAGTGTCCAGCATCAGTGAAGATGAAGACATCAGTTGCAGTGATGTTGATTATGTCCCTGATTCACAGAGTACATCAGATGATGAGCAAAGTGATGATGAACCTGCAAAGGTCAGACGTTCCGTTCCTTCTGTGGCCACTAGGACATGTGCTAGCTCCAGCGAAAGCACACCTCAAGCATTAACAGATGAATCAATAGTGGTGATGAGTGTACAGAAGAACACTGATGGATCAAGAGTCTATAACAAAAAACACTTCTGCATTTTTTGTTCGAAGCCTTATTCTAAAATTGCCAGACATCTggaacataaacacaaacaagaaGCAGAAGTAGCTGCGGCTCTTAGATTTCCAAAACAATCAAAATCAAGGAGAATTCAACTTGATTATCTCCGTAAAAAAGGAGACCGGGCACACAACCTTGATGTTATGCGAGAAGGATCTGGCACGGTTGTCCCTTGTAAGCAATCAAGTAAGGCCGATATCAAGGCGCAAGATTTTTCACATTGTGCTGCTTGCCAAGGGCTGTTTAAGAAGCGATTTCTATGGAAACACATGAAAACATGCACCTTAGCACAGAGGTGTAGCCTACTGAAACCAGGCAGAAACAGAATTCTCTCCCTTTGTGCTAATGCCGAGCCTGTGCCCAAGACCATCAGTGCTAAATTATGGAGACTCATCAATACGATGACACAAGATGATGTGACCTTTGCAATTAAGCAGGATGAGTGCATTATAAGGCTGGGAGAACGATTGTTGAACAAGAGTGCTGATGACCTTTCAAAACATGCAGAGATCAGGCAAAAGATGAGAGAGGTGGGAAGACTGCTTCTTGCTGGCAGAGAACTATCAACATTCCAGACAATGAAGGACTTCATTGACCCATCCAACTTCCGCAATGTCGTGGAGGCTGTGAGACGTGTAGCCCATTATGACGAGGACAGCAGCTCTTTCAAAATACCATCACTGCCTCTGAAATTAGGCCACAGTCTACAAAAAATAGCGGAAAATGTGGAAGGTGATGCGATGATTTCAGGGAAGAAAAAAGTAGCCCAGAAGGCCCACGAATTCCAAAGACTATACCGAACCTTTTGGAATGAAATGATTTCTGCATCTGCCTTAAGAACACTTGAAGAGGCTAAATGGAACAAGCCATTACTCATACCCTTTACAGAAGATGTGAAGAAGATGCACCTACACATGGAAAAGAAACAAAAGCATGCCTATCAACGGCTCATGTCAGAGAATTCATCTAAAAATTGGAGAGAACTAGCTAGTGTGACCCTTGCACAGCTGATTCTGTTTAatcggagaagagagggagaagtctCGAAAATGCGACTTTCAGCATTTAATGTAACCGATGACCCTCTTCATTCGGATGTGGCAGAGGCTCTAACTGCTCTAGAGAAAAAACTCTACAGCCACTTCAAAAGAATCGAGATCCGAGGGAAAAGAGGCAGGAAAGTTCCCCTCCTGTTAACCCCAAAAATGCAACAATCCATGGAGCTGCTTACGAAGACGCGCCTATCCTGTGGCGTTCTGGAAGAGAATGTGTTCTTCTTCGCTCGTCCAAGACAAGAGACATACCTAAGAGGGCATGCTTGCATACATCGTTTTGCAAGAGAATGCAAAGCCAACCATCCCGAACGCATCCAGTCTACAAAGCTGCGTAAACACATCGCCACTCTCTTAAAGATTTTGAATCTCAATGAGTCTGAAATGGACCAGGTCACCGAATTCTTAGGGCATAACCTCACCGTGCATCGGAAGTTCTACCGTCTACCAGAGGGTACTCTTCAGCTCGCAAAACTCAGTAAAGTTTTCATGGCAATGGAGAGAGGGTCACTGATGGAGTTTAAAGGAAAAAACCTCGACCAGATTGAAATAGATCCAAATG aAACCATTCCAGAGGAGAACAGTGACCTTTCAGACACTGAACTGCTAGACTCTCCTCCTTCAGCTGGCAAAAAAT GCACATCAAAAAGGAGGGTCCACAGGGACTACCAGTCCAGTGGTCAAGACTCAGTCCCCAAGAAAG GTGCATCAAAAAAGGCCAACAGAGTCTCAAAGTCTGATGACCAAGACTCAAGCCCCAAGAAAT GTTCATCAAAGAAGAGGGTCCACAGAGTCTCTGACTCCAACGATCAAAGCTCAGCCCCCAAGAAAG GTGCATCAAAAAAGAAGGTCCACAGAGTCTCATCAAAAAAGAAGGTCCACAGAGTCTCAAAGTCTGACGACCAAGACTCCAGCCCCAAGAAAC GCACATCAAAAAGGAGGGTCCACAGGGACTCTGACTCCAGTGATCAAGATGCAGCCCCCAAGAGAG GCACATCAAAAAGGAGGGTCCACAGGGACTCTGACTCCAGTGATCAAGATGCAGCCCCCAAGAGAG GTACATCAAAGAAGAGGGTCCACAGAGTCTCTGAGTCCGACGATCAAAGCTCAACCCCCAAGAAAG CACGCCGCCAGAGAACTCCATGGAGTACAGACGAAATCTGTGCTGTGGAAAAGACTCTGATGAAGTTCATAAAAACCGGAAGAACACCTGGAAAGGCAGACTGCATCTCATGCATCAATGCAGCACCTGAAGCACTCAAGGCCCGTGActggatggcagttaagttctaCGTCAAGAATCGCTGCGTGTCTGATAACAGAACTGCAAAAATCTTTTGA